The genomic interval TCTCCGACGCGGACGGACGGATCGTCATCTGGAATCCGGCCGCCGAGCGGATCTTCGGCTACTCGGAAGCCGAGGCGCTTGGGCAGAGCCTCGACCTCATCACCCCGGAGCGTCACCGCCGCCGCCACTGGGATGGCTACGCCAAGACGATGCGCACGGGCGAGACCCGCTACGGCACGTCGCTGCTCAAGGTTCCGGCCCTGCACAAGGGTGGCCGGGCCCTGTCCATCGCCTTCACCGTCGCGCTGCTGCACGGCGCGGAGGGCGAAGTCACCGGCATCGCCGCGGTCATCCGCGACGAGACCGAGCGCTTTCAGGAAGAGCGCTCCCTGCGCCGCCGCGTGGCGGAGCTGGAAGAGGCTTTGGGCACCCTCGTCTGCGCCTGAGGCGGGGCGCCCGAGCCATTCAGCAATATTACCGACCGTAATATTTTTCGATTTTCCAACAACGACGACCCACAACGAAGTCGAAATAGGGAGAAGACTGAGATGACCCAGCCGCTCGACGGGATCAAAATCATCGATTTCACCCACGTCCAGGCGGGTCCCGCCTGCACCCAGCTCCTCGCGTGGTTCGGGGCGGATGTGATCAAGGTCGAGCGTCCGGGCTCGGGCGACGTGACGCGCAACCAGCTTCGCCACGTCGAGGACGCGGATGCGCTCTACTTCACGATGCTCAACTCCAACAAGCGTTCGCTGACGCTGGACACCAAGAACCCGCAGGGCAAGGAAGTCCTGGAAAAGCTGATCCAGGAATCCGACGTGATGGTCGAGAATTTCGGCCCCGGCGCGCTCGATCGCATGGGCTTCA from Methylobacterium sp. AMS5 carries:
- a CDS encoding PAS domain S-box protein; protein product: MAQSQTFDTSGLVAAIGDAVVISDADGRIVIWNPAAERIFGYSEAEALGQSLDLITPERHRRRHWDGYAKTMRTGETRYGTSLLKVPALHKGGRALSIAFTVALLHGAEGEVTGIAAVIRDETERFQEERSLRRRVAELEEALGTLVCA